A DNA window from Halomicrobium mukohataei DSM 12286 contains the following coding sequences:
- the folP gene encoding dihydropteroate synthase, with translation MQNVDAAGLGIGDDHPTRIMGVLNVSRESPYDPSVFDDHDEAAAYVEEELVGEGADIVDVGLESANKRFDVLSAEQELDRLDTAIQTMESVSGDAIFSIETRYHEVAEAAIEAGFDMVNDICGFADPEMPRICREYDVAVGKMASPPDLERPGAVEETDWAARKSPSWAQQADYVDQVYEALGQNGLTDKTIVDPAFGGWSEAKTLANDRETFRRLREFRALDRPILVSINRKNFLRSLADRSTEGALPVSLAATSMAIDRGAHVVRTHDVAETLDAARIGDAFGGSLLREASLGVEELDVTNGMEVARHLEAVDADFDPEDGTTRAFRITDLDPAGRESLAAAAADTNVRIAGRFPVVVFGTPRSLTRLAAMLDDSGRVGDVMNWIANDV, from the coding sequence ATGCAGAACGTCGACGCCGCCGGACTCGGGATCGGTGACGACCACCCCACCCGGATCATGGGTGTGCTCAACGTCAGCCGGGAGTCGCCGTACGACCCCAGCGTGTTCGACGACCACGACGAAGCGGCCGCCTACGTCGAGGAGGAACTCGTCGGCGAGGGCGCGGACATCGTAGACGTGGGCCTGGAGTCGGCCAACAAGCGATTCGACGTGCTCTCGGCCGAGCAGGAACTCGACCGGCTCGACACGGCCATCCAGACCATGGAGTCGGTGAGCGGCGACGCGATCTTCTCGATCGAGACCCGCTATCACGAGGTCGCCGAGGCGGCCATCGAGGCGGGTTTCGACATGGTCAACGACATCTGTGGCTTCGCCGACCCGGAGATGCCACGGATCTGCCGGGAGTACGACGTGGCGGTCGGCAAGATGGCGAGTCCGCCAGACCTCGAACGGCCGGGGGCCGTCGAGGAGACCGACTGGGCGGCGCGCAAGTCTCCGTCGTGGGCCCAGCAGGCCGACTACGTCGATCAGGTGTACGAGGCCCTGGGGCAAAACGGGCTGACGGACAAGACGATCGTCGACCCCGCTTTCGGCGGCTGGTCCGAGGCGAAAACGCTCGCGAACGATCGCGAGACGTTCCGACGACTGCGGGAGTTTCGAGCGCTGGACCGACCGATCCTGGTCTCGATCAACCGCAAGAACTTCCTGCGGTCGCTCGCCGATCGCTCCACCGAGGGGGCGCTGCCGGTGTCGCTGGCCGCCACGTCGATGGCGATCGACCGCGGCGCACACGTCGTCCGAACCCACGACGTCGCCGAGACGCTGGACGCCGCCCGCATCGGCGACGCGTTCGGCGGCTCGCTCCTGCGTGAGGCGTCGCTGGGCGTCGAGGAACTGGACGTGACGAACGGCATGGAGGTCGCCCGCCACCTCGAGGCAGTAGACGCCGACTTCGACCCCGAGGACGGGACGACGAGGGCCTTCCGGATCACCGATCTCGACCCCGCCGGCCGCGAGTCACTGGCAGCGGCCGCCGCCGACACGAACGTCCGAATCGCCGGTAGGTTTCCTGTGGTTGTTTTTGGCACACCGCGTTCGCTGACCCGTCTCGCGGCGATGCTGGACGACAGCGGCCGGGTCGGCGACGTGATGAACTGGATAGCAAACGACGTATAG
- a CDS encoding DUF7577 domain-containing protein produces the protein MDPLWVGLALLAGLVAIVLWRRRARRQPQRGGRPVLPAQYSSLLQADHSRYPELCSSCGTENTAGYDFCQECGDRLPDGTRARTDVDVSDIFEK, from the coding sequence ATGGACCCGCTCTGGGTCGGACTGGCACTTCTCGCTGGACTGGTCGCCATCGTGCTGTGGCGGCGGCGAGCCCGCAGGCAGCCCCAGCGCGGCGGTCGGCCGGTGTTGCCGGCGCAGTATTCGAGCCTGCTCCAGGCAGACCACTCGCGATACCCCGAGCTGTGTTCGTCCTGCGGGACCGAGAACACGGCCGGGTACGACTTCTGCCAGGAGTGTGGGGACCGACTGCCCGATGGGACCCGGGCACGGACGGACGTGGACGTATCGGACATCTTCGAAAAGTAG
- a CDS encoding TIGR04024 family LLM class F420-dependent oxidoreductase produces the protein MNRDVFLPVAAQPGVDTLVEMSQRAESLGYDRVWLPETWGRDAVTTLTCIARETESVGIGTSIMNVYSRSPALIGQTAATLQEVSNGRLRIGLGPSGPMVIEGWHGVDFERPLRYTRETIDIVKSVLAGETVDYDGDIFQLSGFRLRCEPPEPVPGIDAGGLGPKSVELAGRFGDGWHALMTTKEGLRDRLEDFERGGDLGDRDRSEQRVTLSLPCCALDDGAEARRLTRQHIAFYVGGMGTFYRDALARQGYEDTAHEIAQEWAGGDHEAAMAAIDDDLLDALAAAGTPEQCRERFASFADIDGVDAVSVSFPRAADPEQIDATLSALAPD, from the coding sequence ATGAACCGAGACGTGTTCTTGCCCGTCGCAGCACAGCCCGGCGTCGACACCTTGGTCGAGATGAGTCAGCGCGCCGAATCGCTGGGGTACGACCGCGTCTGGCTCCCCGAGACGTGGGGTCGAGACGCGGTCACGACGCTGACCTGTATCGCCCGCGAGACGGAGTCGGTCGGGATCGGGACCTCGATCATGAACGTCTACTCGCGGAGTCCGGCCCTGATCGGCCAGACCGCCGCGACGCTGCAAGAGGTCTCGAACGGGCGGCTGCGGATCGGACTCGGGCCCTCCGGTCCGATGGTCATCGAGGGGTGGCACGGCGTCGACTTCGAGCGGCCGCTGCGCTACACCCGCGAGACGATCGACATCGTCAAGTCCGTCCTCGCGGGTGAGACCGTCGACTACGACGGCGACATCTTCCAGCTGTCGGGGTTCCGGCTTCGCTGTGAGCCACCCGAGCCCGTGCCCGGCATCGACGCCGGTGGGCTGGGTCCCAAGTCCGTCGAACTCGCCGGCCGCTTTGGCGACGGCTGGCACGCGCTGATGACGACAAAGGAAGGGCTTCGAGACCGGCTCGAAGACTTCGAACGCGGCGGCGACCTCGGGGACCGCGACCGCAGCGAACAGCGCGTGACGCTGTCGCTGCCCTGCTGTGCGCTCGACGACGGCGCGGAGGCCCGTCGGCTGACCCGCCAGCACATCGCGTTCTACGTCGGCGGCATGGGCACCTTCTATCGGGACGCCCTGGCCCGCCAGGGGTACGAGGACACCGCTCACGAGATCGCACAGGAGTGGGCCGGCGGCGACCACGAGGCGGCCATGGCCGCGATCGACGACGACCTGCTCGACGCGCTGGCGGCGGCTGGCACGCCCGAGCAGTGTCGCGAGCGGTTCGCGAGCTTCGCGGATATCGACGGCGTCGACGCCGTCTCGGTCTCGTTCCCGCGGGCCGCAGACCCCGAGCAGATCGACGCGACCCTCTCTGCACTGGCACCCGATTGA
- a CDS encoding 6-hydroxymethylpterin diphosphokinase MptE-like protein has translation MDYHHWNPVYEAILSDFGYPRAGDERARDRLAALLAGASTLDPESIDLAGRTVAVAGGGPSLYDDIDLAVEADAVVAASTAADRLLATGVEVDCVVTDLDKHSETVVRLTNGGTPVAIHAHGDNLGLVESTVPECDAAAVLPTTQAAPADGVANFGGFTDGDRAAFLADHLGGATLVFPGWSFDDPSVSAQKRRKLDWAERLLYWLERRRGERFDVLDGRRGGIDTSALPVE, from the coding sequence ATGGACTACCACCACTGGAACCCGGTCTACGAGGCGATACTGTCGGACTTTGGCTATCCGCGGGCTGGCGACGAGCGGGCCAGGGACCGACTGGCGGCGCTGCTGGCCGGAGCCTCGACCCTCGATCCCGAGTCGATCGATCTGGCGGGACGGACGGTCGCCGTCGCTGGCGGTGGGCCGTCGCTGTACGACGACATCGACCTCGCGGTCGAGGCCGACGCGGTCGTCGCGGCGTCGACGGCAGCGGATCGACTCCTGGCGACGGGCGTCGAAGTCGACTGCGTGGTCACGGATCTGGACAAACACTCCGAGACAGTCGTCCGGCTCACGAACGGCGGGACGCCGGTCGCGATCCACGCCCACGGGGACAACCTCGGCCTCGTCGAGTCGACGGTGCCCGAGTGCGACGCGGCGGCGGTCCTCCCGACGACCCAGGCCGCCCCCGCCGACGGCGTTGCGAACTTCGGCGGCTTCACCGACGGCGACCGGGCGGCGTTCCTGGCGGACCACCTCGGTGGGGCCACGCTGGTCTTTCCCGGCTGGTCGTTCGACGACCCGTCGGTCAGCGCCCAGAAGCGGCGCAAGCTCGACTGGGCCGAGCGACTGCTCTACTGGCTCGAACGACGCCGCGGCGAGCGCTTCGACGTGCTCGACGGGCGTCGCGGCGGCATCGACACCTCAGCGTTGCCAGTCGAGTAA